The Paenibacillus polymyxa M1 DNA segment CCATGCAGCCAGCCGTACATTTTCATTGTTCGGATGCTCGATGGCGATAGCGACATAGGCCCATACAAATACAAGCGGGTAGATGCTGTCACGAGAAGGGAAGCTGACCAAGATGGCCAATACGGTGCCAATAAACAGGATGATGATCGCCCATATCGTATCGCTGAGACCCCAGCCACTCCATTCATTCTTTTCCAGTGCTACTGCAATGTTGATGAGGGTAGCCACAGATACCCAACCGAGATTCAGACTGAAAGGAAGCTTGACGAACCACATTTCTCCGCGAGTTGGCTGCGGTGTACGGGTACGTGTATACACGACGAATAGGGAGAGCAAGTATAGAATAATGACGATCACGCACAGCTCTACGTATACATACTGCCATAGGAAAATCCAGATGATGTTGAAGAGACAGCTCAAAATAAAGAAAATACCGATAGACTGAACGCTTGTCTTGGCTTGCCCTGTAGATGTAGCTTGGTACATGGCAAAACAGGCGAGCAGCACGTAGATGACCGACCAGATGGAAAAAGCGTAACCTGCTGGCGTAATTAAGGTAGGATACATGTTGGATACAGCAGCAGTGCTTCTTCCGCCAATAGGAAGTGTAGAAGCCAGAATGTTAACGAGAACGACAGCGATGAATGCGATAATATTCCACCATTTATACGGATGGCTTCGTGACATAGGAATAACTCCTCCTCAACGAATGATGTTCAAAATGACCGACTGGTCACTATCTTCTACTATGAATATACCCACTTTGCTTTCAAATATGTCCGAACGGGAAAAAGTTTCTTGAACCCAATATAATCATAAAAAGTTGTATGTATATACATTCATATGTAGTACAATGGTAAAAATTTTAAGCACTATATGAGCTGAATGAAGAGTTCACATTGGGGAGCTAATACGCAGACGGAAGATGCTTCCGATGTGAATTTACTTAAATCAGCTTATATAGAAATAAGGGGATTAGTGGAATGAGAGGATTAGAGAAAGCAGGTAAATTTGTAGGTGGGACCTTTTCCATCTGGGTGCTTTTGTTTGCATGTTTGGGATTTTTCTTTCCTACGGCGTTTACAGGGTTGAAAGGATACATACAGCTATTTCTGGGCATTGTCATGTTCGGGATGGGACTGACTTTATCTGCAGCTGACTTTCGTGAAGTATTCCGGCGTCCAGTGGATGTGGCTATAGGAGTGGTCGGGCATTATCTGATCATGCCATTTCTCGCTTTTGTATTGGCATTAGTATTACAGCTTCCACCGGATATTGCGGTGGGTGTTATTTTGGTCGGCTGTTGCCCGAGTGGAACTGCATCCAACGTAATGACGCTCTTATCCAAAGGCGACGTGGCGCTTGGCGTATCGATTGCTTCAGTGTCGACGCTGATTGCTCCACTGGCGACCCCGGCGATGATTAGTCTGCTTGCCGGACGCTGGATGAATATTGATGCAAAGTCGCTGATCATGGATATTCTCATCGTGGTTATTGTCCCGATCGTGTTGGGTGTAATCGTCAAGTCGCTATTTCGCAAACAGGCGGAAGCGAGTGTTAAGGCGCTGCCGCTCATTTCAACATTGGCAATTGTACTCATTGTGGCTATTGTGGTTGCAGGCAGCAAAGGCAAGATTTTGGAGACAGGCCCGATTATTTTTGCTGTGGTTATTTTGCATAACGGTATCGGCTTTCTGCTCGGATATTGGTTTGCCAAGCTGTTTGGCATGAATCTTTCCAAACGTAAGGCCGTTACGCTGGAAACGGGAATGCAGAATTCCGGGCTGGGCGCTGCGTTGGCAGCAGCTCATTTTAATCCGATTGCTGCTGTACCGAGTGCGATTTTTAGCGTGTGGCATAATATTTCCGGCTCGTTGCTGGCGACCTGGTTTTCCCGCCGAGAGGAGAAAGATAGCATAGCCGGAGGCAAATAAGCGACTGTCAATAGCTAATGACAAGTGGCTGAAATTCGGGTTTTTCGGACAGTTTAAGGGAGATCAGAAAGGATAGATTTGACTTTGTAGGGGCGGATCATTATACTGTGGTTATTATAACCACTGTATTTAAGTAAGCACGGTAGATAGGCTTTGTCATGGAAGAAAAATGATATCGAATTCGTATTCGCAATCGTTTCATGCTCAAAAGCCTTATATGATCTGTTCTGACTTAAACTGAAGGAGAGAGAACGAATGAATCCGAAATATAATCCTTTATTTGAAGCTTTTACCCTGCCATCCGGTGTTACATTGAAGAACCGCATTACGATGGCCCCTATGACTAACTTTGCTTCCCACGAAAATGGCGAAGTCAGTGACGAGGAACTGGCATACTACCGTGAGCGCTCCGGTGGTGTGGGAGCGGTTATTACCGCTTGTGTGTATGTAACTCCAGATGGTAAAGGATTTGTTAATGAGTTTAGTGCGGACAAGGATGAGATGATTCCTAGCCTACGTCGTCTGGCAGATACGATTCATCAGGAGGGCGCGAAAGCGATCCTGCAAATTTATCATGGTGGCCGTCTGTGTCCGCCGGATCAAATTCCAGACGGACAACCAATTAGTGCAAGCGCAGTAGCCGAGGAAAAAGAAGGCGCACCTGTGCCGCGTGAAATGACATCTGACGATATCCACCGCGTCATCCGTGCCTATGGCGAAGCTACTCGCCGCGCGATTGAAGCAGGCTATGATGGTGTAGAGCTTCACGGAGCGAATGGTTACCTGGTTCAGCAGTTCTTCTCTCCGCATTCCAACATTCGTACGGATGAATGGGGAGGAAGCCTTGAAGAACGGTTGACTTTTCCGCTGGCGGTTGTTCACGAAGTGAAGAAAGTGATCGCAGAACATGCGAAGCGTCCGTTCATCTTCGGATACCGCTTGTCTCCTGAGGAAGGACACACGCCAGGCATCACGCTGGATGATACGATGGTGCTTGTAGACCGCCTGGCAGATGAAGGGCTGGATTACCTGCACATTTCCGTAAATCATTTCTTCGGCGGTTCGTTCCGTGACCGTAGTGACGAACGGTCACGTACGGTTCTCATCCATGAGAAGGTTGGGAACCGTGTGCCAGTCATGGGAGTTGGTTCACTGAATACTCCGGATGAGGCGCTTGCAGCACTGGAGACAGGTGTACCGCTTGTTTCACTGGGACGTCCGTTGTTGATGGAGCCGCAATGGGTTCAGAAGGTGCAAAACGGCACTGAAGATACTATTCGCACGACATTATCCAAGCAAGCCCAACAGGAGCTGGTCATTCCTGACTATTTGTGGGGTGCACTGACGACCATCCCTGGCTGGATGCCGGTTACGGACTAAGTTTTGAATAATAATACCCTAGGCTGCGTTCATGCGCCTAGGGTATTTTCTTGTCTCATGACCGTGATTTACAATTATATAGGAATAACATAGAGAGAAGGTAATGATAATGTTCTATGAAACGAATGGTGTGATTTCGATGAGGTCCACCCATCCGGGGTTACAGATTCGATTGTTACAAGTAAGTGATGCTGAACATTTATTGGAGATCAGACGTGAAAATTTTGATTTCTTCAAGCCGTACGAGCCAGAA contains these protein-coding regions:
- a CDS encoding tryptophan-rich sensory protein: MSRSHPYKWWNIIAFIAVVLVNILASTLPIGGRSTAAVSNMYPTLITPAGYAFSIWSVIYVLLACFAMYQATSTGQAKTSVQSIGIFFILSCLFNIIWIFLWQYVYVELCVIVIILYLLSLFVVYTRTRTPQPTRGEMWFVKLPFSLNLGWVSVATLINIAVALEKNEWSGWGLSDTIWAIIILFIGTVLAILVSFPSRDSIYPLVFVWAYVAIAIEHPNNENVRLAAWILSAIILVYALWLFFARNRDRD
- a CDS encoding bile acid:sodium symporter family protein, which encodes MRGLEKAGKFVGGTFSIWVLLFACLGFFFPTAFTGLKGYIQLFLGIVMFGMGLTLSAADFREVFRRPVDVAIGVVGHYLIMPFLAFVLALVLQLPPDIAVGVILVGCCPSGTASNVMTLLSKGDVALGVSIASVSTLIAPLATPAMISLLAGRWMNIDAKSLIMDILIVVIVPIVLGVIVKSLFRKQAEASVKALPLISTLAIVLIVAIVVAGSKGKILETGPIIFAVVILHNGIGFLLGYWFAKLFGMNLSKRKAVTLETGMQNSGLGAALAAAHFNPIAAVPSAIFSVWHNISGSLLATWFSRREEKDSIAGGK
- a CDS encoding NADH-dependent flavin oxidoreductase; the protein is MNPKYNPLFEAFTLPSGVTLKNRITMAPMTNFASHENGEVSDEELAYYRERSGGVGAVITACVYVTPDGKGFVNEFSADKDEMIPSLRRLADTIHQEGAKAILQIYHGGRLCPPDQIPDGQPISASAVAEEKEGAPVPREMTSDDIHRVIRAYGEATRRAIEAGYDGVELHGANGYLVQQFFSPHSNIRTDEWGGSLEERLTFPLAVVHEVKKVIAEHAKRPFIFGYRLSPEEGHTPGITLDDTMVLVDRLADEGLDYLHISVNHFFGGSFRDRSDERSRTVLIHEKVGNRVPVMGVGSLNTPDEALAALETGVPLVSLGRPLLMEPQWVQKVQNGTEDTIRTTLSKQAQQELVIPDYLWGALTTIPGWMPVTD